In the Hordeum vulgare subsp. vulgare chromosome 7H, MorexV3_pseudomolecules_assembly, whole genome shotgun sequence genome, one interval contains:
- the LOC123411664 gene encoding receptor-like protein EIX2, with amino-acid sequence MRTTTSKLLLICVLAAASLLASDALQLGAAGGSAGASCIPRERDALLSFKRGITSDPLGVLDSWHKEDCCQWRGVKCSNRTGHVLRLHLRNLPLEGYYQDNTALVGEISNSLLSLDRLVRLDLSMNYLEGPSGRMPEFLASLTRLRYLNLSGIPFLGRVPPQLGNLSNLQHLDLSCHRHGMYSTDISWVALIPNLQSLGMNGVNLSTIVDWPYVVNMIPSLKALDLGSCSLSTANQSLPHSNLTKLERLDLSGNMFPHPMARSWFWNLTGLQHLYLADTQLYGQAPDALAQMTSLQVIDLSFNRNMGTMTTSFRTLCNMRILDISSCHIDGNIKDIIGRMPHCPLNKLQVLHLGSNNITGIIPEQIAHLTSLVVLDISQNNLAGGIPRGVGMLSSLSSLDLYMNYLSGPVPSEVGMLGNLTTLSLEHNNLSGHVPSEIGMLGNLATLDLRDNNLIGDFTEEHFTSLTRLNRLLLSGNSLRIIVGPNWIPPFSLQDIHLGSCQLGPSFPAWLQFQVDMWLMDISSTGIVDRLPDWFTTTFAKVIYLDISNNGISGRLPRNMEFMALERFFIKSNKLTGGIPNLPRSIISLDMSENSLSGNLPSNIEFTDLRSLWLRSNQITSRIPESLCKAESLYSLDLSSNLLEGQLPPCFGVMGSAFLMLSNNRFSGKFPSFLKNMRELKSLDLSHNSFSGRLPLWIGELVELRFLGLNHNTFSGGIPPAISNLSRLHHLNLAGNGLSGAIPWHLSNMKAMIGKDAKDFSDMNELYSTDYFDTFRSLDFSSAVVKGRELNYSAGIWDLVSIDLSFNQLTGVIPEEILVLDGLINLNLSWNRLSGEIPNKLGALQALESLDLSRNMFCGIIPSSLSDLNYLSYLDLSSNNLTGRIPSGRQLDTLYTQEPFMYSGNSGLCGPPLANSCTGKNVTRQDDLIRNEHSFEPVTFYFGLVLGFILGLWVVFCVLLFKKAWRIAYFRLIDQTYDQIYVFSVITWKIWAGKVTN; translated from the coding sequence atgcgTACCACCACTTCCAAGCTCCTGCTCATATGCGTCCTAGCTGCGGCCAGCTTGCTGGCCTCCGATGCACTTCAGCTCGGGGCGGCCGGCGGCTCAGCCGGCGCAAGCTGCATACCACGGGAGCGGGACGCCTTGCTTTCCTTCAAGCGCGGCATCACCAGCGACCCCTTGGGCGTCCTTGACTCGTGGCACAAGGAAGACTGCTGTCAGTGGAGGGGCGTCAAGTGCAGCAACCGGACAGGCCATGTTCTTAGGCTTCATCTTCGTAATCTACCCCTGGAAGGGTACTACCAAGACAACACAGCTTTGGTTGGCGAGATAAGTAATTCTTTGCTCTCCTTGGATCGTCTCGTGCGCCTTGATCTCAGCATGAATTACCTCGAGGGCCCAAGTGGCCGCATGCCGGAGTTCTTGGCCTCTTTGACGAGATTGAGATATCTCAACCTCTCCGGCATACCATTTTTGGGCAGAGTGCCCCCTCAGCTCGGCAACCTCTCAAACCTGCAGCATCTTGACCTCTCATGCCATCGCCATGGAATGTACTCAACAGACATTTCATGGGTAGCGCTCATCCCAAATTTGCAGTCTCTTGGAATGAATGGGGTAAACCTCAGCACAATTGTTGATTGGCCTTATGTTGTCAATATGATTCCTTCTTTGAAGGCCCTTGACCTTGGGTCTTGCTCTCTTTCAACCGCAAATCAGTCGCTCCCGCATAGTAACCTTACCAAACTCGAGAGGCTTGATCTCTCTGGCAACATGTTTCCCCACCCAATGGCACGAAGTTGGTTTTGGAATTTGACAGGCCTCCAACATCTCTACCTTGCCGACACTCAACTGTACGGTCAAGCTCCTGATGCACTGGCACAAATGACGTCCCTTCAAGTCATTGATTTGTCATTTAATCGTAACATGGGAACGATGACTACAAGCTTCAGAACACTATGCAATATGAGAATCCTGGACATTTCTTCTTGCCATATTGATGGAAATATAAAGGATATTATAGGGAGGATGCCGCACTGTCCCTTGAACAAACTGCAAGTGTTGCATTTGGGATCCAACAATATTACCGGAATAATTCCGGAACAGATAGCACACTTAACCAGCTTAGTCGTTCTTGATATCTCTCAGAACAACCTAGCTGGAGGTATACCACGAGGGGTAGGGATGCTCTCTAGTTTAAGCAGCCTTGATCTCTATATGAATTATCTTAGTGGACCTGTGCCATCTGAGGTTGGCATGCTCGGTAATTTGACCACATTGAGTCTGGAACATAACAATCTTAGCGGACATGTTCCATCTGAAATCGGTATGCTTGGCAATTTGGCTACGTTGGACCTTCGAGACAACAACTTGATTGGTGACTTCACTGAAGAACATTTTACAAGTCTAACGAGGTTAAACAGGCTGCTATTAAGTGGGAATTCCTTGCGGATTATAGTTGGTCCCAATTGGATACCACCCTTCAGTTTACAAGACATACATCTTGGCTCTTGCCAACTGGGCCCTTCGTTTCCTGCATGGCTTCAGTTCCAAGTGGACATGTGGCTGATGGATATATCTAGCACAGGTATAGTGGATAGGCTTCCTGACTGGTTCACCACTACATTTGCAAAGGTCATATATCTAGACATCTCCAACAATGGAATAAGTGGCAGGTTGCCAAGAAACATGGAATTCATGGCACTGGAACGTTTCTTTATCAAATCAAATAAACTGACTGGTGGAATCCCCAACTTACCAAGAAGTATTATCAGCCTGGACATGTCTGAAAACTCTTTATCCGGAAATTTGCCATCAAACATTGAGTTTACAGATTTGAGATCATTATGGCTGCGATCCAATCAAATAACTAGTCGTATTCCGGAATCTCTCTGCAAAGCGGAATCCTTGTATTCCTTGGACTTGAGCAGCAACCTTTTGGAGGGTCAACTTCCTCCATGTTTTGGGGTGATGGGCAGTGCCTTTCTCATGTTGAGTAACAACAGATTCTCAGGCAAGTTCCCGTCGTTtctaaaaaatatgagagaattgAAGTCTCTAGATCTATCACATAATAGTTTTTCCGGAAGGTTACCATTGTGGATCGGAGAGTTGGTTGAATTAAGATTTCTGGGGCTAAACCATAATACATTTTCTGGAGGAATCCCACCTGCCATCTCAAATCTTAGTCGCCTTCACCATCTGAACCTAGCAGGCAATGGCTTATCAGGTGCCATACCGTGGCATCTATCAAATATGAAGGCCATGATAGGAAAGgatgcaaaggatttctccgACATGAATGAACTGTATTCTACCGATTACTTTGATACGTTCCGTTCGTTAGACTTTTCCTCTGCAGTCGTCAAGGGACGGGAACTTAATTATAGTGCCGGCATTTGGGATTTGGTGAGCATTGACCTATCTTTCAACCAATTAACTGGGGTAATCCCAGAAgaaatacttgttcttgatgggttGATAAACCTGAATCTATCGTGGAACCGATTGAGTGGGGAAATCCCAAATAAGCTTGGGGCCTTGCAGGCATTGGAATCACTTGACCTCTCAAGGAACATGTTTTGTGGCATAATCCCTTCGAGCCTGTCAGATTTAAACTATTTGAGCTACTTGGACTTGTCTAGTAACAATCTAACAGGGAGAATACCATCAGGACGTCAGCTCGACACCCTCTACACACAAGAACCTTTCATGTACAGCGGCAACAGTGGTCTTTGTGGGCCTCCTCTTGCAAATAGTTGCACCGGGAAGAATGTAACAAGGCAAGATGATCTAATAAGGAATGAGCATTCCTTTGAGCCAGTGACCTTTTATTTTGGACTGGTTCTGGGATTTATTCTGGGTCTCTGGGTGGTGTTCTGCGTCTTGTTGTTCAAGAAAGCATGGAGGATTGCTTATTTCCGCCTGATTGACCAGACATATGATCAGATTTATGTGTTTTCCGTCATTACATGGAAAATTTGGGCCGGAAAGGTAACTAATTGA